Genomic DNA from candidate division WOR-3 bacterium:
TTTATTCTGGCGGTTGAATCACTTTTTAGGTAATCAGTTAGTTGTTTATAGATTAAATCGTAGGCATTTCCCTCTTCCTTTTTTGCATAAACAAAAGCAAGGGTTTGACCAAGCCCATTTGAAAGAATCATCTGCGGAATTTTACGGATATGGGAGCGATAATCTTTGAGTAAACTTTTGTATTGCTTTAAAATCTCTTTTTCTTCTTTAGAAGTGAGTTCTTTCTCTT
This window encodes:
- the cmr5 gene encoding type III-B CRISPR module-associated protein Cmr5; translated protein: DGKITKEKIEEILNNPENYALKEKELTSKEEKEILKQYKSLLKDYRSHIRKIPQMILSNGLGQTLAFVYAKKEEGNAYDLIYKQLTDYLKSDSTARIKMPENQNELIEWVISLDSYNYRYVTEEVLAFLNWLKKFAEGMIEGEGGEE